The following are encoded in a window of Streptomyces sp. Go-475 genomic DNA:
- a CDS encoding UDP-N-acetylmuramoyl-L-alanyl-D-glutamate--2,6-diaminopimelate ligase, giving the protein MTYPGPPRPVQVSATSLAELADQLGAPAPESAAEVTGITHDSRAVRPGDLYAALPGARLHGADFVDQAAGLGAAAVLTDPTGAERAAASGLPVLVVDDPRGHMGELAATIYGHPGRDLLQIGITGTSGKTTTAYLVEGGLKTVRSTGLIGTVEMRIGDERIKSERTTPEATDLQALFAVMRERGVDAVAMEVSSHALVLGRVDGCVFDIGVFTNLSPEHMEFHSDMEDYFQAKAQLFTPKRGKLGVVNVDDEYGRRLAKEATVPVVTYSAEGHPDADWRAEDVEVGRLDSTFTVIGPKGERISAKSPLPGPFNVANTLAAIVALAVAGLDPQAAADGVAAVPGVPGRLERVDAGQPYLAVVDYAHKTDAVESVLRALRKVTEGRLHIVLGCGGDRDRTKRAPMGAAAARLADTAVLTSDNPRGEDPLAILATMLQGAASVPAHERGEVQVFEDRAAAIAAAVARAEPGDTVLVAGKGHEQGQDIAGVVRPFDDRQVLREAIQKTQG; this is encoded by the coding sequence GTGACATACCCCGGGCCGCCCAGGCCGGTGCAGGTCTCCGCCACATCCCTCGCGGAACTCGCCGATCAGCTGGGTGCTCCCGCGCCGGAGAGCGCCGCCGAGGTCACGGGCATCACCCATGACTCCCGCGCCGTGCGCCCCGGCGATCTGTACGCCGCCCTCCCGGGCGCCCGGCTGCACGGCGCCGACTTCGTCGACCAGGCCGCGGGCCTGGGCGCCGCCGCCGTGCTGACGGACCCCACGGGAGCCGAGCGCGCCGCCGCCTCCGGGCTGCCGGTCCTGGTCGTCGACGACCCGCGCGGGCATATGGGCGAGCTGGCCGCCACGATCTACGGCCACCCCGGCCGGGACCTGCTCCAGATCGGCATCACCGGCACGTCCGGCAAGACCACCACCGCCTACCTCGTCGAGGGCGGCCTGAAGACCGTCAGGTCCACCGGCCTGATCGGCACCGTCGAGATGCGCATCGGCGACGAGCGCATCAAGTCCGAGCGCACCACGCCCGAAGCGACCGACCTGCAGGCCCTGTTCGCCGTCATGCGCGAGCGCGGCGTCGACGCGGTCGCCATGGAGGTCTCCAGCCACGCCCTGGTGCTCGGCCGGGTCGACGGCTGCGTCTTCGACATCGGCGTCTTCACCAACCTCAGCCCGGAGCACATGGAGTTCCACTCCGACATGGAGGACTACTTCCAGGCGAAGGCGCAGCTGTTCACCCCGAAACGGGGCAAACTCGGCGTGGTCAACGTCGACGACGAGTACGGCCGCAGGCTGGCCAAGGAGGCCACCGTCCCGGTCGTCACCTACTCCGCCGAGGGCCACCCCGACGCCGACTGGCGCGCCGAGGACGTCGAGGTCGGCCGGCTGGACTCGACGTTCACCGTCATCGGGCCCAAGGGCGAGCGGATCAGCGCCAAGTCGCCGCTGCCGGGCCCCTTCAACGTGGCCAACACCCTCGCCGCGATCGTCGCCCTCGCCGTGGCCGGCCTCGACCCGCAGGCCGCCGCCGACGGTGTGGCCGCCGTACCGGGCGTGCCCGGCCGCCTGGAGCGCGTGGACGCCGGGCAGCCGTACCTCGCGGTCGTCGACTACGCCCACAAGACCGACGCCGTCGAGTCCGTGCTGCGCGCCCTGCGCAAGGTCACCGAGGGCCGGCTGCACATCGTCCTCGGTTGCGGCGGTGACCGGGACAGGACCAAGCGCGCGCCCATGGGCGCCGCCGCGGCGCGGCTCGCCGACACCGCCGTGCTGACCTCCGACAACCCCCGCGGCGAGGACCCGCTCGCGATCCTCGCCACGATGCTCCAGGGCGCGGCCTCCGTGCCCGCGCACGAGCGCGGCGAGGTGCAGGTCTTCGAGGACCGGGCCGCCGCGATCGCCGCCGCCGTCGCCCGCGCCGAGCCCGGCGACACCGTGCTGGTCGCGGGCAAGGGCCACGAGCAGGGCCAGGACATCGCCGGGGTGGTCCGTCCCTTCGACGACCGCCAGGTGCTCCGCGAAGCCATCCAGAAGACCCAGGGATGA
- the murF gene encoding UDP-N-acetylmuramoyl-tripeptide--D-alanyl-D-alanine ligase — protein MIALSLAEIAEVVGGQTHDIPDPSVQVTGPVVRDSREAVPGSLFVAFAGERVDGHDFAAAVVEAGAVAVLGTRPVGVPAIVVDDVQTALGALARHVVRRLGATLVALTGSAGKTSTKDLIAQVLQRKAPTVFTPGSLNNEIGLPLTALSATEETRFLVLEMGARGIGHIRYLTELTPPKIGLVLNVGSAHIGEFGGREQIAQAKGELVEALPSEADGGTAILNADDPYVRAMASRTKAKVLFFGESGEADVRAENVRLTDTGQPAFRLHTPSGASDVTMRLYGEHHVSNALAAAAVAHELGMSADEIAVALSEAGSLSRWRMEVTERPDGVTVVNDAYNANPESMKAALRALAAIGKGRRTWAVLGKMAELGDEALAEHDAVGRLAVRLNVSKLVAVGGREAAWLQLGAYNEGSWGEESVHVSDAQAAVDLLRSELRPGDVVLVKASRSVGLESVAQALLETGAEGEVSAR, from the coding sequence GTGATCGCCCTCTCCCTCGCCGAGATCGCAGAAGTCGTCGGCGGGCAGACGCACGACATACCGGATCCGTCCGTCCAGGTCACCGGCCCGGTCGTCCGGGACTCCCGCGAGGCGGTGCCGGGCAGCCTGTTCGTGGCCTTCGCCGGGGAGCGCGTGGACGGCCACGACTTCGCGGCTGCGGTCGTCGAGGCGGGAGCGGTGGCCGTGCTCGGCACCCGCCCCGTCGGCGTGCCCGCGATCGTCGTGGACGACGTCCAGACCGCCCTCGGCGCCCTCGCGCGGCACGTCGTACGACGCCTCGGCGCCACCCTCGTCGCCCTCACCGGCTCGGCGGGCAAGACCAGCACCAAGGACCTCATCGCGCAGGTGCTCCAGCGCAAGGCGCCGACGGTGTTCACGCCTGGCTCGCTCAACAACGAGATCGGGCTGCCGCTGACCGCGCTCAGCGCCACCGAGGAGACGAGGTTCCTCGTCCTGGAGATGGGCGCCCGCGGCATCGGGCACATCCGCTACCTCACGGAACTGACCCCGCCCAAGATCGGCCTGGTGCTCAACGTCGGATCCGCCCACATCGGCGAGTTCGGCGGCCGCGAGCAGATCGCCCAGGCCAAGGGCGAACTGGTCGAGGCGCTGCCCTCCGAGGCCGACGGCGGCACCGCGATCCTCAACGCCGACGACCCGTACGTCCGGGCCATGGCCTCCCGTACGAAGGCGAAGGTGCTCTTTTTCGGAGAGTCCGGCGAAGCGGACGTTCGCGCCGAGAACGTGCGACTCACGGACACCGGACAGCCCGCGTTCAGGCTTCACACACCCTCCGGTGCAAGTGATGTGACCATGCGCCTGTACGGTGAGCACCACGTGTCGAACGCGCTCGCCGCGGCCGCCGTCGCCCACGAGTTGGGCATGTCCGCAGACGAGATCGCCGTCGCGCTCTCCGAGGCGGGCTCCCTCTCCCGCTGGCGGATGGAGGTCACCGAGCGCCCGGACGGCGTGACGGTCGTCAACGACGCCTACAACGCGAACCCCGAGTCCATGAAGGCCGCTCTGCGCGCGCTGGCGGCCATCGGCAAGGGGCGTCGCACGTGGGCGGTGCTCGGCAAGATGGCCGAGCTCGGGGACGAGGCTCTCGCCGAGCACGACGCGGTCGGACGGCTCGCCGTCCGGCTCAACGTCAGCAAGCTCGTCGCGGTCGGTGGCAGGGAAGCCGCCTGGCTGCAACTGGGCGCATATAACGAGGGTTCGTGGGGTGAGGAGTCGGTGCACGTGTCCGACGCACAGGCGGCGGTCGACCTGTTGCGCAGCGAGTTGCGCCCGGGGGACGTCGTGCTCGTGAAGGCGTCCCGTTCGGTCGGGCTCGAGAGCGTTGCCCAGGCGCTGCTCGAGACCGGTGCCGAGGGTGAGGTTTCCGCCCGATGA